A single Acidobacteriota bacterium DNA region contains:
- the glnA gene encoding type I glutamate--ammonia ligase: MSPETRKRQILAEAEAAGVKFLRLQFTDILGVIKNVEVPDRQFAAALDGHVMFDGASIEGFVRIEESDMFLTPDLSTFRIFPWIDPSGEKVARIICDITNPDGTPFTGCPRQTLKRAIEQARSRGYTLSAGPEAEFFLFQTRDDEPTTETHDAAGYFDLTPVDQGEDVRRQIVLMLEQMGFEVEASHHEAAWGQHEIDFRHDDVLTAADNVSTFRFVVKNVARRNGVHATFMPKPVYGVNGSGMHTHQSLMRDGVNVFHDPDGPFALSRVCMNYIGGLLQHAEAFCAITNPLVNSYKRLVPGFEAPTHIAWSERNRSPLIRIPAPRGAATRIELRMPDPSCNPYLAFAAMLRAGLDGIDNNLDPGAPVSKNIYKMSHRERRSLRIDELPPNLDAALDQLERSALMRDTLGDHIFEAFLEAKRREWFEYLQQVSAWEIARYLKVY; the protein is encoded by the coding sequence GTGTCGCCGGAGACACGAAAGCGACAGATCCTCGCCGAGGCCGAAGCCGCGGGCGTGAAGTTCCTGCGGCTGCAGTTCACCGACATCCTCGGCGTGATCAAGAACGTCGAGGTGCCAGACCGGCAGTTCGCCGCCGCGCTCGACGGGCACGTGATGTTCGACGGCGCGTCGATCGAAGGGTTCGTGCGCATCGAGGAATCGGACATGTTCCTCACGCCCGACCTGTCCACGTTTCGCATCTTCCCCTGGATCGATCCGTCTGGCGAGAAGGTCGCGCGCATCATCTGCGACATCACCAACCCCGACGGCACGCCGTTCACGGGCTGTCCCCGCCAGACCCTCAAGCGTGCCATCGAACAGGCCAGGTCGCGCGGCTACACCCTCAGCGCCGGCCCCGAAGCCGAGTTCTTCCTCTTCCAGACGCGAGACGACGAGCCCACCACCGAGACGCACGACGCCGCGGGTTACTTCGATCTCACGCCCGTCGATCAGGGCGAGGACGTCCGCCGCCAGATCGTCCTGATGCTGGAGCAGATGGGCTTCGAGGTCGAAGCCTCGCACCACGAAGCCGCGTGGGGACAGCACGAGATCGACTTCCGTCATGACGACGTGCTCACGGCCGCCGACAACGTGAGCACGTTCAGGTTCGTGGTCAAGAACGTGGCGCGCCGCAACGGCGTGCACGCGACGTTCATGCCCAAGCCGGTGTACGGCGTGAACGGGTCGGGCATGCACACGCACCAGTCGCTCATGCGCGACGGCGTCAACGTGTTCCACGACCCCGACGGCCCCTTCGCGCTGAGCCGCGTCTGCATGAACTACATCGGCGGCCTGCTCCAGCACGCCGAGGCGTTCTGCGCGATCACCAATCCGCTCGTCAACTCGTACAAGCGGCTCGTGCCCGGCTTCGAAGCGCCCACCCACATCGCGTGGTCCGAGCGCAATCGCAGCCCGCTCATCCGCATCCCCGCGCCGCGCGGCGCGGCCACGCGCATCGAGCTGCGCATGCCGGATCCCTCGTGCAACCCGTACCTCGCGTTCGCCGCGATGCTGCGCGCGGGTCTGGACGGCATCGACAACAACCTCGACCCCGGCGCGCCCGTCAGCAAGAACATCTACAAGATGTCGCACCGCGAGCGCCGATCGCTGCGCATCGACGAGCTGCCGCCGAACCTCGACGCCGCGCTCGACCAGCTCGAACGGAGCGCGTTGATGCGCGACACGCTCGGCGACCACATCTTCGAGGCCTTCCTCGAAGCCAAGCGCCGCGAGTGGTTCGAGTATCTCCAGCAGGTCAGCGCCTGGGAAATCGCGCGCTACCTGAAGGTCTACTGA
- a CDS encoding response regulator has translation MDGMHVLLADDDESVAMVARLGLRRAGHTVTLVEDGALALAAAREGRYDAVVLDWSMPGMDGIDVCRHLMADASWTRVPIVFLTAATHAGAAEEARAAGAAGIVAKPFDPMTVGEAISRLVSAAP, from the coding sequence ATGGATGGCATGCACGTACTGCTGGCAGACGATGACGAGTCGGTCGCGATGGTGGCGCGGCTGGGTCTACGCCGTGCGGGCCATACCGTGACGCTGGTCGAAGACGGCGCGTTGGCGCTCGCGGCCGCGCGCGAGGGGCGATACGACGCCGTCGTGCTCGACTGGAGCATGCCCGGCATGGACGGTATCGACGTGTGCCGCCACCTGATGGCCGACGCGTCGTGGACGCGTGTGCCGATCGTGTTCCTCACGGCCGCCACGCACGCCGGTGCCGCAGAGGAGGCTCGTGCCGCCGGTGCCGCCGGCATCGTCGCCAAGCCGTTCGATCCGATGACGGTGGGCGAGGCGATCAGCCGGCTGGTCTCCGCCGCGCCGTGA
- a CDS encoding LD-carboxypeptidase has protein sequence MPNTRRAFLHHTLVAPAAVAGLSMTTAAAQPRAIIKPRRLRPGSIVGVVDPASATWDPIDVDIVVESLAVLGLKAKLGRHLLDRHGYLAGRDEDRAADVMEMFTDPDVDAVHALRGGWGCARLLPHLDLDVIARNPKILLGYSDVTALLLPVFAKGGFITFHGMNGSSQWNRFNVDWFRRVLMQGEAVTMTNPLAAGDRLVPVENRIRTIVAGRASGRLVGGNLTVLTTIIGSGLLPDFTGAILFLEDVQEAPYRVDRMFAQLKLAGILSQVKAVIFGRCTRCTPGEGSYGSLTIGDILDHYLKPLNVPAWEGAQIGHIDRQFIVPIGAQAEVDSEKGSIRLLEAAVA, from the coding sequence ATGCCGAACACGCGTCGCGCGTTCCTGCATCACACGCTCGTGGCCCCGGCCGCCGTGGCAGGGCTGTCGATGACCACCGCCGCCGCGCAACCCCGCGCCATCATCAAACCCCGCCGCCTTCGCCCCGGCAGCATCGTCGGTGTCGTCGACCCGGCGTCGGCCACGTGGGATCCGATCGACGTCGACATCGTGGTCGAGTCGCTCGCGGTGCTCGGATTGAAGGCGAAGCTCGGCAGGCACCTGCTCGATCGGCACGGCTATCTCGCCGGACGCGACGAGGATCGCGCGGCAGACGTGATGGAGATGTTCACCGATCCCGACGTCGACGCCGTGCATGCGCTGCGTGGCGGCTGGGGCTGCGCGCGCCTGCTCCCGCACCTGGATCTCGACGTCATCGCGCGCAATCCGAAGATCCTGCTCGGCTACAGCGACGTCACCGCGCTCCTGCTGCCCGTGTTCGCGAAGGGCGGCTTCATCACCTTCCACGGCATGAACGGGTCCTCGCAGTGGAACCGCTTCAACGTCGACTGGTTCCGTCGCGTCCTCATGCAGGGCGAGGCCGTGACGATGACCAACCCGCTCGCGGCAGGCGATCGCCTCGTGCCCGTGGAGAACCGGATCCGGACGATCGTCGCCGGCCGCGCGAGCGGACGCCTGGTCGGCGGCAACCTCACGGTGCTGACGACCATCATCGGATCGGGACTGCTGCCCGACTTCACCGGCGCAATCCTGTTCCTCGAAGACGTGCAGGAAGCGCCCTATCGCGTGGATCGGATGTTCGCGCAGCTGAAACTCGCGGGCATCCTGTCGCAGGTGAAGGCCGTGATCTTCGGCCGCTGCACCAGGTGCACGCCTGGCGAAGGCAGCTACGGATCGCTGACCATCGGCGACATCCTCGACCACTACCTGAAGCCGTTGAACGTGCCGGCGTGGGAAGGCGCGCAGATCGGCCACATCGACAGGCAGTTCATCGTGCCCATCGGTGCACAGGCCGAAGTCGATTCGGAGAAGGGAAGTATCCGCTTACTCGAAGCGGCCGTGGCCTAG
- a CDS encoding UPF0182 family protein, with translation MALRDVSRAPLIALAVFLLMAIPSFAEFYTDWLWFGEVGYRAVFLKSLTTRSAMGSVVFVLAGAFLAFNFFVALSAVPLRNIVVVTPEGPRTISLQPRRLRPVVWLISGLLALLLAGYASSGWSSYLAYTQAVPFGQADPVLGRDVSFYLFQWPFLSLAQRLLFAIALLTLVTTAVAYALAGNLGLRMDRGVFITESTRRHLSLLVGLFLVALAMGDWLEIPQRLFEPSGLFTGPSYTDVHARIPALRILAGVGLAGAVLAVIQAFSARQWPIALAVGGYMLASLGGTVYATTVQRFYVAPNEQVRETPFIQHNIAATRKAFGLDAVEERQLSGDATLTRADLDRNTDTIDNVPLWDHQPLLDTFSQIQEIRTYYDFVSVDNDRYTINGRYRQIMLSARELNSDSLPNRTWINEQLTFTHGYGLTLGPVNEVTPEGLPILFIKNLPPESTVDLTVTEPSIYFGELSNDHVFVRTNTKEFHYPSGDDNVFTEYGGTGGVDIGTLWRKLMFAIRFGSGKALLSDDLRPDSRVIYYRRISERVRKIAPFLTYDQDPYLAIADGRLFWIQDAYTTSSRYPYASAIASAANTSVSNNSINYIRNSIKVVIDAYNGTTRFYLVDPSDPIAQTYGRIFPGLLQPLDDMPAALRQRLRYPQDIFAVQAAMFATYHMQGAAVFYNKEDQWEIPSIDSGDRPVRMEPYYTIMKLPGERGAEFIQMLPFTPRQKDNLAAWMIARSDGEHYGKLAVFQFPKQKVVFGPRQVVARINQDQAIAPQITLWNQQGSQVIQGTLLVIPIEESLIYIRPLYLRASGGQIPELNRVIVAHQDRIVMAETLSKALDRLFPADGSTPPPTPPLDAASMAAMLRQTPAGGDAPGTTTPAGTGTQSSGTAPTPGTPTPAMTPEMRTLVQQADTYYRRAMDAQRAGDWAQYGEQIRNLGRALAELREAERRQQQ, from the coding sequence ATGGCTCTCCGAGACGTCTCCCGCGCACCGCTCATCGCCCTCGCCGTGTTCCTGTTGATGGCGATTCCGTCGTTCGCGGAGTTCTATACAGACTGGTTGTGGTTCGGCGAGGTCGGCTATCGCGCCGTCTTCCTCAAGTCGCTGACGACGCGGTCGGCGATGGGGAGCGTCGTGTTCGTGCTGGCCGGTGCCTTTCTCGCATTCAACTTCTTCGTCGCGCTGAGCGCTGTGCCGCTGCGCAACATCGTGGTGGTCACACCCGAAGGTCCGCGGACGATCTCCCTGCAGCCGCGTCGCCTGCGGCCGGTGGTGTGGCTGATCTCCGGCCTGCTCGCGCTGCTCCTGGCCGGCTACGCCTCGTCGGGATGGAGCAGCTATCTCGCGTACACGCAGGCCGTGCCGTTCGGACAGGCAGACCCGGTGCTCGGGCGCGACGTGTCGTTCTACCTGTTCCAGTGGCCGTTCCTCTCGCTCGCGCAACGGCTGCTGTTCGCGATCGCCCTGCTCACGCTCGTCACGACGGCCGTGGCGTACGCGCTGGCGGGCAACCTCGGCCTGCGCATGGACCGCGGCGTGTTCATCACCGAGAGCACGCGCCGCCACCTGTCGCTGCTGGTGGGACTCTTCCTCGTCGCGCTCGCGATGGGCGACTGGCTCGAGATTCCGCAGCGGCTGTTCGAGCCCTCGGGGCTCTTCACGGGACCGTCGTACACCGACGTGCACGCGCGCATCCCCGCGCTGCGCATCCTGGCCGGCGTCGGCCTCGCGGGGGCGGTGCTCGCCGTCATCCAGGCGTTCAGCGCGCGCCAATGGCCCATCGCGCTGGCCGTGGGCGGGTACATGCTCGCCTCGCTCGGCGGCACGGTGTACGCCACCACGGTGCAGCGCTTCTACGTGGCGCCCAACGAGCAGGTGCGCGAGACGCCGTTCATCCAGCACAACATCGCCGCCACGCGGAAGGCGTTCGGGCTCGACGCCGTGGAGGAGCGCCAGCTCTCCGGCGACGCGACGCTCACGCGCGCCGACCTCGATCGCAACACCGACACCATCGACAACGTGCCGCTGTGGGATCACCAGCCGCTGCTCGACACGTTCTCGCAGATCCAGGAGATCCGCACGTACTACGACTTCGTGTCGGTGGACAACGATCGCTACACGATCAACGGCCGGTACCGGCAGATCATGCTGTCTGCACGCGAGCTGAACTCCGACAGCCTGCCCAACCGGACGTGGATCAACGAACAGCTGACGTTCACGCACGGCTACGGCCTCACGCTCGGCCCCGTCAACGAGGTCACGCCCGAGGGCCTGCCGATCCTGTTCATCAAGAATCTGCCGCCGGAATCGACGGTGGATCTCACGGTGACCGAGCCGTCGATCTACTTCGGCGAGCTCTCGAACGACCACGTGTTCGTGCGCACGAACACGAAAGAATTCCATTACCCGTCTGGCGACGACAACGTCTTCACCGAATACGGCGGCACGGGCGGCGTGGACATCGGGACGCTCTGGCGCAAGCTGATGTTCGCGATCCGGTTCGGCTCCGGCAAGGCGCTGCTCTCGGACGACCTCAGGCCCGACAGCCGCGTCATCTACTACCGCCGCATCAGCGAACGCGTGCGCAAGATCGCCCCGTTCCTCACCTACGATCAGGACCCGTACCTCGCGATCGCCGACGGTCGGCTCTTCTGGATCCAGGACGCCTACACCACGAGCAGCCGCTACCCCTACGCGAGCGCGATCGCGTCGGCGGCCAACACGTCGGTGTCCAACAACTCCATCAACTACATCAGGAACTCGATCAAGGTCGTCATCGACGCCTACAACGGCACCACGCGCTTCTACCTCGTGGACCCGTCCGACCCCATCGCGCAGACGTACGGCCGCATCTTCCCCGGCCTGCTCCAGCCGCTCGACGACATGCCTGCCGCGCTGCGGCAACGCCTGCGCTATCCGCAGGACATCTTCGCCGTGCAGGCCGCGATGTTCGCGACATACCACATGCAGGGCGCGGCGGTCTTCTACAACAAGGAAGACCAGTGGGAGATCCCGTCGATCGACAGCGGCGACAGGCCCGTGCGCATGGAGCCGTACTACACGATCATGAAGCTCCCCGGGGAGCGCGGCGCCGAGTTCATCCAGATGCTCCCGTTCACGCCACGGCAGAAGGACAACCTCGCCGCGTGGATGATCGCGCGCAGCGACGGTGAACACTACGGGAAGCTCGCGGTCTTCCAGTTCCCGAAGCAGAAAGTGGTGTTCGGCCCGCGACAGGTGGTGGCGCGCATCAACCAGGATCAGGCGATCGCCCCGCAGATCACGTTGTGGAACCAGCAGGGCTCGCAGGTGATCCAGGGCACGCTGCTGGTGATCCCGATCGAGGAGTCGCTCATCTACATCCGTCCGCTCTATCTCCGCGCGTCCGGTGGACAGATCCCCGAGCTCAATCGCGTCATCGTCGCGCACCAGGATCGGATCGTGATGGCAGAGACGCTGAGCAAGGCGCTCGACCGCCTGTTCCCGGCCGATGGATCGACGCCGCCGCCAACGCCGCCGCTCGATGCCGCGTCGATGGCCGCGATGCTCAGGCAGACGCCGGCCGGTGGCGACGCGCCGGGCACGACGACTCCGGCGGGCACCGGCACGCAGTCGTCAGGCACGGCCCCGACGCCCGGCACGCCGACGCCGGCCATGACGCCGGAGATGCGCACGCTCGTGCAGCAGGCCGACACGTACTACCGTCGCGCGATGGACGCCCAGCGCGCCGGCGACTGGGCCCAGTACGGCGAACAGATCCGCAACCTCGGTCGCGCCCTCGCGGAGTTGCGGGAGGCCGAACGCCGCCAGCAGCAGTAG
- a CDS encoding GNAT family N-acetyltransferase produces the protein MPLLTARLRLVPLVPAHLDDLAAMLADPVVMRYFPRVMTRTEASQWLWRTMDRYREHGTGLLAVLRDEGASSAFLGDCGLQIRTFGGATHLELGYHFRREAWGQGYATEAAGACIRLAWRHTDALRIVALIRPENGPSQRVARRVGMLRRGAVLHAGLTHDVWHVARPGPREDTLQ, from the coding sequence GTGCCGCTTCTGACGGCGCGGTTGCGGCTCGTACCGCTCGTGCCGGCGCACCTCGACGACCTCGCGGCCATGCTGGCCGACCCTGTCGTCATGCGCTACTTCCCTCGCGTGATGACGCGGACCGAAGCGTCGCAGTGGCTCTGGCGGACGATGGATCGGTACCGCGAGCATGGCACCGGCCTGCTCGCGGTGCTGCGCGACGAGGGGGCCTCGTCGGCCTTTCTCGGCGACTGCGGCCTGCAAATCCGCACGTTCGGCGGCGCCACCCACCTCGAACTCGGGTACCACTTCCGTCGCGAGGCGTGGGGACAGGGCTACGCCACCGAGGCCGCGGGTGCCTGCATCCGGCTCGCGTGGCGTCACACCGACGCTCTCCGGATCGTGGCCCTGATCAGGCCGGAGAACGGCCCGTCGCAGCGAGTGGCGCGCAGGGTGGGCATGCTCCGGCGCGGAGCCGTCCTGCACGCGGGACTGACGCACGACGTCTGGCACGTCGCGCGACCGGGACCACGGGAAGACACCCTACAATAG
- a CDS encoding sugar phosphate isomerase/epimerase yields the protein MRLGHSVLVAIVATALAGAGALAPETPLPAAGAVAHAAQAPLYRNPVALQLYSFRESFKTNGVPATLAKIKGMGFTFVELAGTYGLSREQFKDELTKAGLTPVSMHTDIKLLASPTDSAAVLDDAKFFGVQYVGNAWFPHEGTFDSDDAKAAIAAFNAAGTHAAAKGLQFFYHAHGFEFAPGTPTRTLFDTIVAQTDPKNVKFELDIFWAHHGGASPVALLKQYPDRFVLTHMKDMKKGTKKDFTGRAPDDSSVALGTGEVDVKGAVEAARGTSVQWHIIEEESHDPDRNVPAGLAYLESLARGPR from the coding sequence ATGCGTCTCGGTCACTCCGTACTCGTCGCCATCGTCGCCACCGCACTCGCGGGCGCCGGCGCGCTCGCCCCTGAGACGCCGCTGCCGGCGGCCGGCGCGGTCGCCCATGCGGCGCAGGCCCCGCTGTACAGGAATCCCGTCGCCCTTCAGCTCTACAGCTTCCGCGAGAGCTTCAAGACCAACGGCGTGCCCGCCACGCTCGCCAAGATCAAGGGCATGGGGTTCACCTTCGTGGAACTGGCCGGCACCTACGGCCTCTCGCGCGAGCAGTTCAAGGACGAACTCACGAAGGCCGGCCTCACGCCCGTCTCGATGCACACCGACATCAAGCTCCTCGCCAGCCCCACGGACTCGGCCGCGGTCCTTGACGATGCGAAGTTCTTCGGCGTGCAGTACGTGGGCAACGCGTGGTTCCCGCACGAGGGGACCTTCGATTCGGATGACGCGAAGGCGGCCATCGCGGCGTTCAACGCGGCGGGTACGCACGCGGCAGCGAAGGGCCTGCAGTTCTTCTACCACGCGCATGGATTCGAGTTCGCGCCCGGCACGCCGACCCGGACCCTGTTCGACACGATCGTGGCGCAGACCGATCCGAAGAACGTCAAGTTCGAGCTCGACATCTTCTGGGCGCACCACGGCGGTGCCAGTCCCGTCGCGCTGCTGAAGCAGTATCCGGATCGGTTCGTGCTCACGCACATGAAGGACATGAAGAAGGGCACGAAGAAGGACTTCACGGGCCGCGCCCCCGACGACAGCAGCGTGGCGCTCGGGACGGGCGAAGTCGACGTGAAGGGCGCCGTCGAAGCCGCCCGCGGCACGTCGGTGCAGTGGCACATCATCGAGGAGGAGTCGCACGATCCGGACAGGAACGTCCCGGCGGGCCTGGCCTACCTCGAGTCCCTGGCGCGGGGCCCGCGCTGA
- a CDS encoding DEAD/DEAH box helicase, which yields MGFAALGLSPALVSAVSALGYEEPTPIQREAIPVLLDGSDVLGMAGTGTGKTAAFALPMIEMLARKGPKSLAPRGLVLVPTRELAMQVAEALHKYARGTTLAVAPLYGGAPMDVQIRALRRGVSIVVATPGRALDHLRRHTLDLRALQVVVLDEADEMIDMGFADDIEAILANAPEERQTALFAATMAPRLESIAATHLTDPVRVAIAKEKRAPGKLPRIRQVAYLVPRMQKTAALGRVLDVETPSSAIVFCRTRTEVDELTDTLAAHGYSAKALHGGMEQKARDRVMQLFRSGQADVLVATDVAARGLDIDHVSHVVNYDLPMTPEVYVHRIGRTGRAGREGMAIALVDPRQHRALRQIEATTRQKIEILQVPTEADLQARRLDTTLAAVRAQIVEGGLERAREVVDRLAQEFDVLDVAAAAIRLLHDDATTGATTPPRGKGKKAGGDASAPEGPSLDEALAEAARAERQRPPRREGPSSGGGKYQAKAGARQAGKGPRGASGPRTSLHLNIGKEAGLRPADLVGAIAGEAGVDSGVIGAIRITDTSSTVDVPAALATRIMISLRNAKVRGRRVMVRKERETGNRQSATGNR from the coding sequence ATGGGCTTTGCCGCCCTCGGCTTGTCTCCGGCCCTGGTCTCGGCGGTTTCCGCCCTCGGCTACGAAGAACCCACCCCCATCCAGCGCGAGGCCATCCCCGTGCTGCTCGATGGCAGCGACGTGCTCGGCATGGCCGGCACCGGCACGGGCAAGACGGCCGCCTTCGCGCTGCCGATGATCGAGATGCTCGCGCGCAAGGGGCCGAAGAGCCTGGCGCCGCGCGGTCTCGTGCTCGTCCCCACGCGCGAGCTCGCGATGCAGGTGGCCGAGGCCCTGCACAAGTACGCGCGAGGCACGACGCTCGCCGTCGCGCCGCTCTACGGCGGTGCGCCGATGGACGTGCAGATCCGCGCGCTTCGCCGCGGCGTCTCGATCGTGGTCGCCACGCCGGGCCGCGCTCTCGACCATCTGCGCCGCCACACGCTCGACCTGCGCGCGCTGCAGGTCGTCGTCCTCGACGAGGCCGACGAGATGATCGACATGGGCTTTGCCGACGACATCGAGGCGATCCTCGCCAACGCACCGGAAGAGCGGCAGACGGCGCTCTTCGCCGCGACGATGGCACCGCGCCTGGAGTCGATCGCGGCCACGCACCTCACCGACCCCGTTCGTGTGGCGATCGCGAAGGAGAAGCGGGCGCCGGGCAAGCTGCCGCGCATCAGACAGGTGGCCTACCTCGTGCCGCGCATGCAGAAGACGGCGGCGCTCGGGCGCGTGCTCGACGTGGAGACGCCGTCTTCGGCCATCGTGTTCTGCCGCACGCGCACGGAGGTGGACGAGCTCACCGACACGCTCGCGGCGCACGGCTACAGCGCCAAGGCGCTGCACGGCGGGATGGAGCAGAAGGCGCGCGATCGCGTCATGCAGTTGTTCCGCAGCGGGCAGGCGGACGTCCTCGTGGCCACCGACGTCGCCGCGCGCGGGCTCGACATCGATCACGTCTCCCACGTGGTCAACTACGACCTGCCGATGACGCCGGAGGTGTACGTCCATCGCATCGGACGCACGGGACGCGCCGGCAGGGAAGGCATGGCGATCGCGCTCGTGGATCCGCGGCAGCACAGGGCGCTGCGGCAGATCGAAGCCACGACGCGGCAGAAGATCGAGATCCTGCAGGTACCCACCGAAGCCGATCTGCAGGCGCGTCGTCTCGACACGACGCTGGCGGCGGTCCGCGCGCAGATCGTGGAAGGCGGTCTCGAACGGGCGCGGGAAGTCGTGGATCGCCTGGCGCAGGAGTTCGACGTCCTCGACGTTGCCGCGGCGGCGATCCGGCTGCTGCACGACGATGCGACCACGGGAGCCACAACGCCGCCGCGCGGGAAGGGCAAGAAAGCAGGTGGCGACGCATCCGCGCCCGAGGGGCCATCGCTCGATGAAGCTCTTGCCGAGGCCGCGCGTGCCGAGCGCCAGCGACCGCCTCGTCGCGAGGGTCCCTCGTCTGGAGGAGGCAAGTACCAGGCGAAGGCCGGTGCGCGTCAGGCAGGGAAAGGTCCGCGTGGCGCGTCCGGCCCGCGCACGTCGCTGCACCTGAACATCGGCAAGGAGGCGGGTCTGCGGCCGGCCGACCTGGTCGGCGCGATTGCCGGTGAAGCCGGCGTCGACAGCGGCGTCATCGGCGCCATCCGCATCACCGACACGTCGTCCACCGTCGACGTTCCCGCCGCCCTCGCCACGCGCATCATGATCTCCCTCCGCAACGCCAAGGTGCGCGGGCGAAGGGTCATGGTGAGGAAAGAACGGGAAACCGGCAACCGGCAATCGGCAACCGGCAACCGGTAG